In the Paenibacillus sp. FSL H7-0357 genome, one interval contains:
- a CDS encoding sensor histidine kinase encodes MRLRSVALFFRDRLIFVLSTFAIIGVGACLMLLENARYPGMMDKSTIFYFVAAAAFIGGLGLLVDYIRNREYHKQLRNAVEGSDDLQAAAIVQSAVTAEQQLVIRLLDRQNSAYLNKLGAYRRQQELHNHFVLQWVHHMKTPLSVIDILLQESLKQMPSSEEEQKELILSLHEEADRMTRGLEMLLYTARLDKFEMDIHLKKVPLHNVIREVMIAHKRLCIRHAVIPQIDGEAWPETDEKWITVVLNQIVSNAIKYSKHKQGMKSLVFHLENTETGCKISITDEGSGIATHDIPRIFDPFFTGENGQSAGESTGMGLYLAKQVCGRLGHVLSVKSELGRGTTFTIAFQPESIHILGGKTGKSM; translated from the coding sequence ATGAGATTGCGATCGGTTGCTTTATTTTTTCGTGATCGGCTAATTTTTGTATTATCAACGTTTGCAATTATTGGGGTTGGTGCCTGCTTAATGCTGCTGGAAAATGCGCGTTATCCTGGAATGATGGATAAGAGCACGATTTTTTATTTTGTGGCTGCAGCTGCTTTTATCGGGGGCCTTGGATTGCTTGTTGACTATATTCGAAATCGTGAATATCACAAACAGCTCAGAAATGCGGTTGAAGGATCTGATGATTTGCAGGCGGCAGCGATCGTGCAGTCTGCCGTTACGGCAGAGCAGCAGCTGGTCATACGCTTGTTAGACCGGCAAAACAGCGCTTATTTGAATAAACTTGGAGCATATCGCCGCCAGCAAGAGCTCCACAACCATTTTGTTCTGCAGTGGGTGCATCATATGAAGACCCCTTTATCGGTTATAGATATACTCTTGCAAGAAAGCCTGAAGCAGATGCCTTCTTCTGAAGAGGAGCAGAAAGAGCTTATTCTCAGTCTGCATGAAGAGGCTGATCGAATGACGAGAGGTCTGGAGATGCTACTGTATACCGCGCGTCTCGATAAGTTCGAAATGGATATTCATCTCAAAAAAGTGCCGCTGCACAATGTAATTCGTGAAGTTATGATTGCACACAAGCGGCTTTGTATCCGTCATGCCGTAATACCGCAAATTGATGGTGAGGCATGGCCGGAAACAGATGAGAAGTGGATAACAGTTGTGCTAAATCAAATAGTCAGCAATGCAATTAAATACAGCAAACACAAACAAGGCATGAAAAGCCTTGTTTTTCACTTAGAGAATACAGAAACAGGTTGTAAAATTAGCATAACAGATGAGGGGAGCGGCATAGCAACGCACGATATACCACGAATATTTGATCCTTTCTTTACCGGTGAGAATGGACAATCTGCAGGAGAATCGACGGGAATGGGATTGTATTTGGCGAAGCAGGTGTGCGGCAGACTAGGTCACGTACTATCGGTAAAGTCGGAACTAGGCAGGGGTACGACTTTTACAATCGCTTTTCAACCTGAGAGTATACATATTCTAGGCGGCAAAACAGGAAAGAGCATGTAG
- a CDS encoding ThuA domain-containing protein codes for MAKKALIVKGGWDGHEPNEVAAIFAGILEAEGFEVEVSDTLDSFNNAEALKELSLIVPVWTMGEIAGEQVSSVLAAVASGVGIAGCHGGMCDSFRNNTEWQFLTGSQWVAHPFNDGVDYEVNIVRSGSSPIVEGIPDFMVKSEQYYLHVDPAVDVLATTTFVLSEGEHSANGVITMPVVYTKKWGKGKVFYNSLGHHADVFDIPEAKELMRKGFLWAAN; via the coding sequence ATGGCGAAGAAAGCATTGATTGTAAAAGGCGGATGGGATGGTCATGAACCGAATGAGGTTGCAGCGATTTTTGCCGGCATTCTGGAGGCCGAAGGGTTTGAGGTTGAGGTATCGGATACGCTGGACAGCTTCAATAACGCCGAGGCGCTTAAGGAATTAAGTCTGATTGTGCCGGTGTGGACAATGGGTGAAATCGCGGGTGAACAGGTGTCTTCAGTTCTTGCAGCTGTGGCTTCCGGGGTAGGCATTGCCGGTTGTCATGGCGGGATGTGCGATTCCTTCCGTAATAATACAGAATGGCAATTTTTGACCGGATCGCAGTGGGTGGCACATCCCTTCAACGATGGAGTGGATTATGAAGTGAATATTGTGAGATCCGGCTCCAGTCCGATTGTGGAAGGCATCCCGGATTTCATGGTGAAGTCAGAACAGTATTATCTGCATGTAGATCCAGCGGTAGATGTACTGGCTACAACTACTTTTGTGCTGAGCGAAGGGGAGCATTCGGCGAACGGGGTCATCACCATGCCAGTGGTATACACGAAGAAATGGGGCAAGGGCAAGGTATTCTATAATTCACTTGGACATCATGCGGATGTTTTTGATATTCCGGAAGCCAAGGAACTGATGCGTAAAGGCTTTTTGTGGGCTGCCAACTAA
- a CDS encoding DUF4362 domain-containing protein, translating to MKGIMKYSRTIMLLEAVIIAVLATLLILDFIERPSRSNDQPNLITHFDQMDLDRIKEMIQRFEDGKGDNLTLLNWGIDSGPFIHDVYNDGRELHWTLDNTRDSMSAATGKTEYVCKAIGLENTTDFYRVNLSECSGYPKEEKINIISFRKDEL from the coding sequence ATGAAGGGGATCATGAAATACAGTAGAACTATTATGCTTTTGGAAGCAGTCATAATCGCTGTGTTGGCAACTCTATTAATCCTTGATTTCATTGAGCGGCCGTCCAGGTCAAACGATCAGCCGAATTTGATTACACATTTTGACCAGATGGATTTGGACAGGATCAAAGAAATGATTCAGCGGTTTGAGGATGGCAAGGGTGACAATCTTACTCTGCTGAATTGGGGGATAGACAGCGGGCCATTTATCCATGATGTCTATAATGATGGGCGGGAGCTGCACTGGACACTGGACAATACACGGGACAGCATGAGCGCCGCCACAGGGAAGACCGAATATGTATGCAAGGCGATCGGGCTTGAGAATACCACTGATTTTTACAGAGTAAATTTGTCAGAGTGCAGCGGCTATCCCAAGGAAGAGAAGATCAACATTATTTCCTTCCGCAAGGATGAGCTGTAG
- a CDS encoding ribosomal maturation YjgA family protein, translating to MREKFAYSIAMLLMMVLGFGSRAFADQLPLFISRHFGDALWAAMIYFAFRVLLTRQQRWISVVLSFGFSFGIEFSQLYQEVWINELRATLLGGLILGKGFLLIDLIRYSAGILFSYVGDLWFRKNSC from the coding sequence ATGAGAGAAAAATTTGCTTACAGCATCGCTATGCTATTGATGATGGTGCTCGGATTCGGTTCTAGAGCATTTGCAGACCAGCTGCCGCTGTTTATCTCCAGGCATTTTGGAGATGCGCTGTGGGCGGCTATGATTTACTTTGCCTTTCGCGTATTGCTTACCCGGCAACAACGGTGGATTTCAGTAGTGCTGAGTTTCGGCTTCAGCTTTGGCATCGAGTTTAGCCAGCTCTACCAAGAAGTATGGATCAATGAGCTGCGTGCCACTTTATTGGGAGGATTAATTCTCGGCAAAGGTTTCCTCTTGATTGATTTGATCAGATATTCAGCAGGGATTTTGTTCTCTTATGTGGGGGACCTTTGGTTTCGCAAGAATTCGTGCTAA
- a CDS encoding response regulator transcription factor — protein sequence MYRIFIVEDDSKISALLKRNMEKYGFEASCVTQFREIITEFEAYDPHLVMLDINLPYFDGYYWCRQIRTRSNLPIIFISARASEMDQVMAIENGGDDYITKPIHLDLLIAKVKSILRRVYGDYAASNGNVLLPDSEFNAHGLRLNLSRNELIWQDQKTQITKNEQLLAECFMQQYGRTVSRDQLLGKLWDNAQFVDDNTLTVNVTRLRKKLEELGLPNAITTVRGMGYKLALGEDQGELGS from the coding sequence ATGTACCGGATTTTCATTGTGGAGGATGATAGTAAAATTAGTGCCCTTCTAAAAAGGAATATGGAGAAATACGGATTTGAAGCATCTTGTGTAACGCAATTTCGCGAAATAATTACTGAATTTGAGGCGTATGATCCACATTTGGTGATGCTTGATATTAATCTGCCGTACTTTGATGGCTATTATTGGTGCAGACAAATACGTACACGCTCCAACCTGCCGATCATCTTCATATCGGCGCGGGCGAGTGAGATGGATCAGGTAATGGCCATAGAGAACGGCGGTGATGATTACATTACGAAGCCAATTCATTTAGACCTTTTAATCGCGAAGGTAAAAAGTATTCTAAGGAGAGTTTACGGGGATTATGCGGCTTCTAACGGGAATGTCTTGCTGCCCGACAGTGAATTTAATGCACATGGCTTACGACTGAACTTAAGCCGTAATGAACTTATATGGCAAGATCAGAAAACCCAGATTACAAAAAATGAGCAGTTGTTAGCTGAATGCTTCATGCAGCAATACGGAAGAACCGTCTCGCGGGATCAACTTCTGGGAAAGTTATGGGACAACGCACAGTTTGTCGATGACAACACGTTAACGGTCAACGTGACAAGGTTGCGGAAGAAGCTGGAGGAACTTGGTCTGCCTAATGCGATCACGACGGTTCGTGGTATGGGTTATAAACTGGCCCTGGGCGAGGACCAGGGGGAGCTTGGCTCATGA
- a CDS encoding Gfo/Idh/MocA family protein, with protein MRKVKVGIVGCGNISGIYFENLTGTFVNTEVYACSDLDLGRAQQAAEKYGVAHVWTTEELLASDEIEIVVNLTTPNFHFDVCKQALLAGKHVYVEKPLSLTLENGTELVRLAQEKNLFIGCAPDTFLGGGLQTCAKLIADGYIGEPVAATAFMLCHGHESWHPDPEFYYQAGGGPMFDMGPYYLTALVSLLGPAKTVCGITKTSFATRTITSEKKFGKVVDVEVPTHVAGTIEFVSGAVATMITSFDVWHSTLPRIEIYGSQGTLIVPDPNTFGGPILLRPAHSTEFQEIPLIYNYAGNSRGIGVADMARCIGTGDTPRANGELANHVLEMMHAFHTSSDTKRYAELSTSCEQPKLLPLGLVKGYLE; from the coding sequence GTGCGTAAAGTGAAGGTGGGCATCGTCGGCTGCGGGAATATCAGCGGCATTTATTTTGAGAATTTGACCGGAACTTTTGTGAACACGGAGGTCTATGCCTGTTCTGATCTGGATCTGGGGCGGGCACAGCAGGCAGCGGAGAAATACGGAGTTGCTCATGTATGGACGACAGAGGAATTGCTTGCTTCGGATGAGATTGAGATTGTCGTTAATCTGACCACGCCTAATTTTCATTTCGATGTGTGTAAGCAAGCTTTATTAGCCGGTAAGCATGTGTACGTCGAGAAGCCGCTGTCGCTAACGCTTGAGAATGGAACAGAGCTTGTCCGGCTGGCACAGGAAAAGAATCTGTTCATCGGCTGCGCGCCGGATACCTTCCTCGGAGGCGGTCTGCAAACCTGCGCCAAGCTGATTGCGGACGGCTATATCGGAGAGCCGGTAGCAGCAACGGCCTTCATGCTCTGCCATGGCCATGAGAGCTGGCATCCGGACCCTGAATTCTACTATCAGGCCGGAGGCGGCCCAATGTTTGATATGGGCCCTTATTATCTTACGGCTCTGGTATCTTTGCTTGGCCCGGCCAAAACGGTATGCGGTATCACCAAAACCTCTTTTGCCACACGGACGATCACCAGTGAGAAGAAGTTCGGCAAAGTGGTTGATGTAGAAGTACCTACACATGTCGCCGGAACCATTGAGTTCGTCAGCGGCGCCGTGGCAACGATGATTACCAGCTTCGATGTCTGGCACAGCACATTGCCGCGGATCGAAATCTACGGATCGCAAGGCACATTGATCGTACCGGACCCTAACACCTTCGGCGGTCCGATCCTGCTGCGTCCGGCTCACAGCACGGAATTCCAGGAGATTCCGCTGATCTACAATTATGCCGGGAACAGCAGAGGCATTGGCGTGGCGGATATGGCCCGCTGCATCGGGACAGGAGACACCCCGCGCGCAAACGGCGAGCTGGCCAATCATGTGCTTGAAATGATGCATGCGTTCCATACAAGCTCCGATACCAAGCGTTATGCGGAGCTGTCCACCAGCTGCGAGCAGCCGAAGCTGCTGCCGCTGGGTTTGGTTAAAGGGTACCTGGAGTAG
- a CDS encoding AraC family transcriptional regulator has translation MRAFHENRTYGSAFPFTAFVSANIDFLAHWHNDLEIIYVLEGSIRMGINSETRVLLAGDLAVCSSGDIHYYDSKDNKSKLIFVIFNPSLIGFPAGWPLNMRLTSPFRENRPATPEDEVINSRLSAIMQELLQEHVQKLPHHEQLMIGLLHELCALILRNMPLDIVNPHKDKRRITNMKIMQEVLEYLDVNYMHPITLADAARHANMSLFYFSRFFKSISGMSYIAYLNSIRVNQAERLLLSTDKSILDIALECGFSNIRTFNRVFKQVKLRTPSELR, from the coding sequence ATGAGAGCTTTTCACGAAAACCGAACGTATGGATCAGCTTTTCCCTTCACTGCATTTGTGAGTGCAAATATAGATTTTCTGGCCCACTGGCATAATGATCTGGAGATTATCTATGTACTGGAGGGTTCGATCCGGATGGGGATCAACTCGGAAACACGGGTACTTCTGGCAGGCGATCTGGCCGTTTGCAGCAGCGGAGATATTCACTACTATGACAGCAAGGACAACAAATCCAAGCTTATCTTTGTTATCTTTAACCCTTCACTGATCGGGTTTCCTGCAGGCTGGCCCCTGAATATGCGGCTCACTTCCCCTTTTAGGGAGAACCGTCCAGCCACACCGGAAGATGAGGTCATTAACAGCCGCCTGTCCGCGATCATGCAGGAACTGCTGCAGGAACATGTTCAGAAGCTTCCGCATCATGAACAGCTTATGATCGGCTTGCTGCACGAGCTGTGCGCATTGATTCTACGGAATATGCCTCTGGACATAGTCAATCCTCATAAGGATAAGCGGCGCATTACGAATATGAAGATCATGCAGGAGGTCCTTGAATACCTCGACGTCAATTACATGCATCCCATCACACTTGCCGACGCAGCACGTCACGCCAACATGAGCCTGTTCTATTTCTCCCGTTTCTTCAAAAGCATCTCGGGCATGAGTTACATCGCGTACCTCAATAGTATCCGGGTCAATCAGGCAGAACGGCTACTGCTCAGCACGGACAAAAGCATTCTGGATATCGCGCTGGAATGCGGTTTCTCCAATATCCGTACCTTCAACCGTGTATTTAAACAGGTCAAGCTGCGGACACCGAGCGAACTGCGTTAG
- a CDS encoding ArsR/SmtB family transcription factor, whose protein sequence is MYLTTDSESLKVYEALASEVRLRIIELLGTQEMHIKELAARLYLSSAIVSSHVAKLQKAGIVSSQMKRIDGGTYKFCSLSANFLQIKLSGSKGIARKVVEVSVPVGHYTDLQASPTCGIATTEKLIGYYDDPRYFLDPERVDAGILWFAKGYAEYKVPNYLFMDQTVQEIEISMEIGSEAPHVNEKWPSDISFTLNGMELGKWTSPGDFGVMRGRLTPAWWNSDVNQYGLLKVLRINKGGTYVDGQQISAVTLDDAGWEQDHWIFRLTAEDTTRRRGGLTLFGRGFGNYEQDIVFRVYYE, encoded by the coding sequence ATGTATTTAACAACGGATTCAGAATCCCTTAAGGTCTATGAAGCGCTGGCGAGTGAGGTCAGATTGCGGATTATTGAACTGCTTGGCACGCAGGAAATGCATATTAAAGAGCTGGCAGCCAGACTTTATCTCAGCAGTGCAATCGTGAGCTCCCATGTCGCCAAGCTCCAAAAGGCAGGAATTGTAAGTTCGCAAATGAAGAGAATTGACGGAGGGACCTACAAGTTCTGTTCACTGTCGGCCAATTTCCTGCAGATTAAGCTGTCGGGATCAAAGGGTATCGCCAGAAAAGTGGTCGAGGTGTCGGTGCCTGTCGGCCATTATACCGATCTGCAAGCTTCGCCGACCTGCGGCATTGCCACAACGGAGAAGCTGATCGGGTATTATGATGATCCGCGTTATTTTCTCGATCCGGAACGGGTGGATGCGGGGATTTTATGGTTCGCCAAAGGTTACGCCGAGTACAAGGTTCCAAATTATCTTTTTATGGACCAGACGGTTCAGGAGATCGAGATCTCTATGGAAATCGGCTCAGAGGCACCGCATGTGAACGAGAAATGGCCTTCAGACATCAGCTTTACCTTGAATGGTATGGAGCTGGGGAAATGGACCAGTCCCGGTGACTTCGGGGTGATGAGAGGACGCCTTACTCCGGCCTGGTGGAACTCGGATGTCAACCAATATGGGCTGCTCAAGGTCCTAAGGATTAATAAAGGCGGTACGTATGTGGACGGGCAGCAGATCTCTGCGGTCACTCTTGATGATGCGGGTTGGGAGCAGGATCACTGGATCTTCCGGCTCACTGCGGAGGACACCACCCGAAGGCGGGGCGGTTTAACCCTGTTTGGCCGCGGGTTCGGGAATTATGAGCAGGACATTGTCTTCCGGGTATATTACGAATAG
- a CDS encoding ROK family protein, whose amino-acid sequence MSQPSHNTQLVKKINVELVKNMLRTSGTGTKASIAEQTRLSVATCGTILNELVQTGEILELGWEESSGGRPARKYQFNADYSFMICMIVRSESGVQSISYVLANLNGEVIEETAKVFDQITLGTLEDWLDQIIEAHPNVQAIGIGIPGVVQHDRIGICDVPALADQPLGILLKERYEEVEIIIENDMNLTVYGLYQKLFLEESHFAVLTFPKNHFPGAGFMVNGRLLNGNSYFSGEVSYLPYGISREEQLRLVQGSGDPGRLAIHALVSIISIINPATIVITGDNISPGMLDDLRSGCQEIIPPEHMPELIIQNDTRQEYMTGLITTTMESLTYRFQLVERK is encoded by the coding sequence ATGTCACAACCATCCCACAACACACAGCTGGTGAAGAAAATAAATGTTGAATTGGTTAAAAACATGCTGCGCACGTCCGGCACAGGCACGAAAGCATCCATTGCAGAGCAGACCAGATTGAGCGTGGCCACATGCGGCACGATCTTGAATGAACTGGTCCAGACCGGTGAAATCCTTGAACTTGGATGGGAGGAATCCAGCGGCGGCAGACCGGCGAGAAAATATCAGTTCAACGCGGATTATTCCTTCATGATCTGTATGATCGTGCGTTCCGAGAGCGGCGTTCAATCCATTTCCTATGTGCTCGCGAATCTAAACGGTGAAGTGATCGAGGAGACCGCTAAGGTATTCGATCAGATTACTCTGGGCACCCTCGAAGACTGGCTGGATCAGATCATAGAGGCTCATCCGAATGTGCAGGCGATTGGCATCGGCATACCGGGGGTAGTTCAGCATGACCGTATTGGTATATGTGATGTGCCGGCGCTGGCAGATCAGCCCCTTGGTATCCTTCTGAAGGAACGCTATGAAGAGGTAGAGATCATTATTGAGAATGATATGAATCTGACGGTTTACGGCTTGTATCAGAAGCTGTTCCTGGAAGAGAGTCATTTTGCCGTGTTGACTTTCCCTAAGAACCATTTCCCCGGAGCTGGCTTCATGGTGAATGGACGTTTGCTTAACGGAAACAGCTATTTCAGCGGCGAGGTGTCATACCTGCCTTACGGCATTTCCAGAGAGGAGCAGCTGCGGCTGGTCCAGGGTTCCGGGGACCCCGGCAGGCTGGCAATTCATGCACTGGTATCTATTATCAGCATTATCAATCCTGCTACGATCGTGATCACCGGTGACAATATATCGCCAGGGATGCTGGACGATCTGCGCAGCGGCTGCCAGGAGATCATTCCGCCCGAGCATATGCCTGAGCTGATCATCCAGAACGACACCCGGCAGGAATACATGACTGGACTGATTACAACAACCATGGAAAGCCTGACCTACCGGTTCCAGCTGGTTGAACGGAAATAA
- a CDS encoding NAD-dependent epimerase/dehydratase family protein, whose product MKRKLLLTGAAGRIGNALFKGLKESGRYDVVGADIQADEEQGIVQMDIADEARLAELTKGVDTVLHFAWIKDNDDFLGKVLQGNVGSAYKLFEAAVQNGVRRIVFASSNHATGYYKTDEKTGPSDPYRPDSFYGLSKCYIELLGRLYSDQGKISSLNIRIGNFPGDDRPHSERAGHIWISERDLLQLVECCIEADEELKYLNLYGTSANTDNYYTIGYLEELIGYKPQDDAAELLEQAKAEGRNVRQDETEYQGGVT is encoded by the coding sequence ATGAAACGCAAACTCTTGCTAACAGGGGCGGCTGGAAGAATTGGCAATGCACTCTTCAAGGGGCTGAAAGAAAGCGGCAGATATGATGTTGTAGGAGCGGATATTCAAGCGGACGAAGAGCAAGGGATCGTTCAGATGGATATCGCGGATGAAGCCCGGCTGGCAGAGCTTACCAAGGGTGTCGATACGGTACTTCATTTTGCCTGGATTAAGGATAATGACGATTTCCTCGGTAAGGTGCTTCAAGGCAATGTAGGGAGTGCGTATAAATTATTTGAGGCGGCTGTACAGAACGGTGTGCGGCGCATTGTATTCGCCAGCTCCAATCATGCGACCGGATATTACAAGACCGATGAGAAAACGGGTCCAAGCGACCCTTACCGGCCGGACAGCTTTTACGGGTTAAGCAAATGTTATATCGAGCTGCTCGGCCGCCTATACTCAGACCAAGGCAAAATCTCTTCGTTGAATATCAGGATCGGCAACTTCCCCGGGGACGACCGCCCCCATTCGGAACGGGCAGGACATATCTGGATATCTGAACGCGATTTGCTGCAATTAGTAGAATGCTGCATTGAGGCGGATGAGGAACTGAAATATTTGAATCTGTATGGGACCTCTGCGAATACTGACAACTATTATACCATCGGGTATCTGGAGGAATTGATCGGATATAAGCCTCAGGATGATGCGGCGGAGCTGCTTGAACAGGCCAAGGCAGAAGGCAGGAATGTACGTCAGGATGAAACGGAATATCAGGGAGGGGTGACGTAA
- a CDS encoding MFS transporter: protein MQLVTIFLGFVVFGISENIKGPAIPRIQFDFNLDEQQLGTLLSLNALGYLIACSFTAILVRKWGIKAVSIIAFASMVISGVLIFLSHTYPLFASSYFLMYIGNGMLEIGLAILGARIFVKNTGMMMNLSHFFYGLSSTIAPLLATGVMSLSVFGHLLDWRGMYLVMLSLCLLPILSALRSTFPGDELPHEDRTSFRTLMHDPALWMMVMILSFGVVSELAVGGWLVNFLEKAYAWDTAQAAGMLSAFFLLFSLGRLLLGPLTDRIGFVLSLIIFSCFSAVCTFIALAGGESFAFLFALSGAGIAIIYPTVMAFIARRYPNGSDIAITFVVTLMGLGSVVGNYLIGWVIETVKAMYGSTTELGLLRGLQAGYGFIGLCAAVCSVSGIVLYLYLKRRQELI from the coding sequence ATGCAGCTCGTAACCATCTTTCTAGGCTTTGTTGTATTCGGGATCTCGGAAAATATTAAAGGCCCGGCGATTCCGCGGATTCAATTTGATTTCAACCTGGATGAGCAACAACTCGGGACGCTGCTCTCCCTGAATGCGTTAGGCTATCTGATCGCCTGTTCTTTCACGGCTATTCTCGTCCGCAAATGGGGCATCAAGGCGGTCAGCATTATTGCATTCGCCTCGATGGTCATCTCGGGTGTGTTGATCTTTCTGTCGCATACCTATCCGCTGTTTGCTTCCTCTTACTTTCTGATGTACATCGGGAACGGGATGCTGGAGATTGGGCTGGCGATTCTGGGGGCACGCATTTTTGTAAAAAATACGGGGATGATGATGAATTTATCTCACTTCTTCTATGGACTGAGTTCGACCATAGCGCCGCTGCTGGCTACAGGAGTGATGTCGTTAAGTGTGTTTGGACATCTGCTGGACTGGCGGGGGATGTACCTGGTCATGTTGTCGCTCTGTCTGCTGCCGATTCTGTCCGCACTGCGCAGCACCTTTCCCGGCGATGAACTGCCACACGAGGACCGCACTTCCTTCCGGACCCTGATGCATGATCCTGCGCTCTGGATGATGGTCATGATCCTGTCCTTTGGCGTCGTTTCCGAATTGGCAGTAGGCGGCTGGCTGGTTAACTTTCTGGAGAAAGCGTATGCCTGGGATACCGCCCAGGCCGCCGGCATGCTGTCGGCATTCTTCCTGTTGTTCTCACTCGGACGACTCTTACTCGGTCCGCTGACGGACCGTATCGGATTTGTGCTCTCCCTGATTATATTCTCATGCTTCTCGGCAGTATGTACCTTCATAGCTCTGGCTGGCGGGGAGAGCTTTGCATTTCTGTTCGCTTTATCGGGGGCAGGAATCGCCATCATCTATCCTACCGTTATGGCCTTTATTGCGCGCCGCTACCCCAATGGAAGTGATATAGCCATTACCTTTGTTGTGACCTTAATGGGCCTCGGAAGTGTTGTCGGAAACTACCTGATCGGCTGGGTAATTGAAACCGTCAAAGCGATGTATGGCAGTACAACAGAGCTTGGCCTGCTTCGCGGTCTGCAGGCGGGATATGGTTTCATCGGATTATGCGCTGCGGTCTGCTCCGTGTCGGGAATTGTGCTGTATCTGTATTTGAAGCGGAGACAGGAACTGATCTGA
- a CDS encoding NUDIX domain-containing protein has protein sequence MPISEYYRALREKTGSGLLMVPSVAAVIRNDDEEILFIRKGKEQLWGLPAGAVEPGETPSRALRREVFEETGLMVTPGRIIGVFGGEKYAYQYSNGDMVEYSVIVFECSIVKGTPRSMDGEAEEFKFFKEQELPEIAIPYPREIFMQDSGNGHAIFE, from the coding sequence ATGCCAATCTCGGAATATTACCGTGCTTTGCGTGAGAAGACAGGCTCCGGGCTGCTGATGGTGCCATCTGTAGCGGCAGTAATCAGAAATGACGACGAGGAGATTCTCTTTATTCGTAAAGGAAAAGAGCAGTTGTGGGGCTTGCCTGCCGGAGCGGTTGAACCGGGTGAAACTCCATCCAGGGCGCTGCGCAGAGAGGTCTTTGAAGAGACGGGGCTGATGGTGACACCCGGGCGGATCATTGGGGTATTCGGCGGCGAAAAGTATGCATACCAGTACAGTAATGGGGACATGGTTGAGTATTCGGTAATAGTGTTTGAATGCTCGATCGTCAAAGGCACGCCGAGAAGCATGGACGGAGAGGCGGAAGAATTTAAATTTTTCAAGGAACAGGAGCTGCCCGAAATTGCCATCCCTTACCCCCGGGAGATTTTTATGCAGGATTCCGGTAACGGGCATGCGATATTTGAATAG
- a CDS encoding putative ABC transporter permease, which yields MITPVLPLDSYAAVAVAGEYFFYFMVYSFLGWVLEGSYNLYSQGTFRKEGFLKGPYKPMYGCAPLLLLAAKDLQLPVPLLLVLALIIPSAVEYASGWLLKAAFHRQWWDYKELPYQLHGHICLKFSLYWWGLATACIYLLQPVMEGLYTIIEPIWGMVLPMAALLFLADLLWTCRVRRRGLKGLELGEG from the coding sequence GTGATTACACCGGTGCTACCGCTGGACAGCTATGCAGCTGTTGCAGTTGCGGGAGAATATTTCTTTTACTTTATGGTCTATTCCTTTCTGGGCTGGGTGCTGGAAGGATCGTATAATCTCTATAGTCAGGGGACCTTTCGTAAAGAGGGGTTTCTGAAGGGGCCTTATAAGCCGATGTATGGCTGTGCTCCGCTGCTCCTGCTGGCCGCCAAGGATTTACAGCTGCCGGTTCCGCTATTGCTTGTGCTTGCGCTGATCATTCCTTCAGCAGTGGAGTATGCAAGCGGGTGGCTGTTGAAAGCGGCTTTTCACAGGCAATGGTGGGATTATAAGGAGCTGCCGTACCAGCTGCACGGGCATATCTGCCTGAAGTTCTCCTTATACTGGTGGGGGCTGGCTACAGCATGCATATACCTCCTCCAGCCGGTGATGGAAGGATTGTATACGATCATTGAACCGATATGGGGAATGGTGCTGCCGATGGCTGCCCTGTTGTTTCTTGCTGATTTACTTTGGACTTGCCGGGTCCGGCGGCGGGGGTTGAAGGGGCTGGAACTCGGGGAAGGTTAG